A stretch of the Polluticoccus soli genome encodes the following:
- a CDS encoding ArnT family glycosyltransferase, which translates to MPVSFRYLIIIIAGSLLFFPFLGHVHLFDWDEINFAECAREMIVSHDYLRMQIDFQPFWEKPPLFIWMQVLAMKLFGVNEYAARFPNAFIGVVTLVTLYYAGKRVIGDRLATWWTVIYAATWLPHFYFKSGIIDPLFNLLIFLAFFQVYLLRYENRKSLHAILAGLFLGLAVLTKGPVAILIALLAFGVYVVVNKGLWGYKIGYLLLIALSAFVTTSLWFGIEAINHGWWFVSEFITYQVRLFQTEDAGHGGPFFYHFIILFIGCFPASMFLFQFSRKRSTTSEPARDFTRWMWILFWVVLILFSIVKTKIVHYSSLCYFPLTYLAALQLYRLSNERIDISKGVQALLLTIGSILGIAIASLPIVGINKAKLIPLIDDPFAVGNLQANVPWSYVECIWGILYLVGIWVSVMMMRRNFRIGMVVLAVVQIVIIQVTVLHFTPKIEAISQRAAIEYFKSFQGKDVYVKVLGYKSYAHLFYTKKQPPINENSYNEEWLLTGPVDKPTYFICKIMDADRYRAMPQLQQIGEKNGFVFFRRK; encoded by the coding sequence ATGCCAGTTTCATTTCGTTATCTCATCATTATAATAGCAGGGTCACTGCTATTTTTCCCATTCCTGGGTCATGTGCACCTGTTCGATTGGGATGAGATCAATTTTGCCGAGTGTGCCCGTGAAATGATCGTGTCGCATGACTATCTGCGTATGCAGATAGACTTTCAGCCGTTTTGGGAAAAGCCGCCCTTGTTCATATGGATGCAGGTGCTGGCAATGAAACTGTTTGGCGTTAACGAATATGCTGCACGCTTCCCGAATGCATTTATAGGGGTGGTCACTTTAGTTACTCTCTATTATGCCGGTAAGCGGGTGATTGGCGACAGACTGGCTACCTGGTGGACCGTGATCTATGCTGCTACCTGGTTGCCGCATTTTTATTTCAAGTCGGGTATCATTGATCCGTTGTTCAACCTGTTGATATTCCTGGCCTTTTTCCAGGTGTACCTGTTGCGGTATGAAAACAGGAAGAGCCTGCATGCTATACTTGCCGGATTGTTCCTGGGGCTTGCGGTTCTTACAAAGGGGCCAGTGGCGATTCTCATAGCCCTGCTGGCTTTTGGTGTTTATGTTGTAGTCAATAAAGGCCTTTGGGGTTATAAGATCGGTTACCTGCTTCTTATTGCGTTGTCGGCATTTGTTACAACTTCGTTATGGTTTGGCATAGAAGCCATTAATCACGGTTGGTGGTTTGTGAGCGAGTTTATTACCTACCAGGTACGCTTGTTTCAAACAGAAGATGCCGGCCATGGCGGACCATTCTTCTATCATTTTATCATACTATTCATAGGCTGTTTCCCAGCGTCGATGTTCTTATTCCAATTCAGTCGCAAGCGATCGACTACTTCTGAACCTGCTCGTGACTTTACCCGCTGGATGTGGATATTGTTTTGGGTCGTGCTTATCCTGTTCTCGATAGTAAAGACCAAGATCGTGCACTACTCTTCGCTATGTTACTTCCCCTTGACATACCTGGCTGCGTTACAGCTATATCGTCTCAGCAATGAACGTATTGATATCAGCAAAGGTGTGCAAGCATTGTTACTTACTATAGGAAGCATCCTCGGTATTGCAATCGCATCTCTGCCTATTGTTGGTATTAATAAGGCGAAGCTTATCCCCTTGATAGATGATCCTTTTGCAGTAGGTAACCTGCAGGCTAATGTACCCTGGAGCTATGTAGAATGCATATGGGGAATACTTTACCTGGTTGGTATCTGGGTGTCGGTGATGATGATGCGCCGGAATTTCAGGATCGGAATGGTGGTGCTTGCCGTCGTTCAGATTGTAATAATACAAGTAACGGTGCTGCATTTTACCCCAAAGATCGAGGCTATTTCTCAACGTGCCGCCATCGAATACTTTAAGAGCTTCCAGGGCAAGGATGTGTATGTAAAAGTACTCGGGTATAAGAGTTACGCACATTTATTCTATACAAAGAAACAACCGCCGATCAATGAAAATTCTTATAACGAAGAATGGTTGCTGACGGGACCAGTTGACAAACCGACCTATTTTATCTGTAAAATAATGGATGCTGATCGGTATCGGGCTATGCCTCAGCTGCAACAGATAGGCGAGAAAAATGGCTTTGTTTTCTTTCGCAGGAAGTAA
- a CDS encoding DUF481 domain-containing protein produces MKTGVAFILFILLAVAANAQYTDTTQHYLKLLATGSVNRTDETENYLLNNSARFGLRKKRVGMNTGAAWVYGEQNNILSNNDFNGWADMNWYPHRSKNFYYWALANYTASYSLKINSQYQAGGGVAYSIINRDSLYLNVSDGLLYEYSDLQLSDTTVEMYNTVRNSFRLWFRFKYRNMISFDGGSFLQHSLKDGNDYIIRSSAALDFRLGWGFSLRTSLTYNKFNRTEKENLLLNYGLIYEKYF; encoded by the coding sequence ATGAAAACAGGAGTTGCGTTTATATTATTTATTCTTTTGGCTGTTGCGGCAAACGCACAGTACACAGATACTACGCAGCATTACCTAAAACTATTGGCCACTGGTAGTGTCAATAGGACCGACGAGACAGAGAACTATCTACTGAATAACTCAGCGCGATTTGGTCTTCGTAAAAAGCGGGTGGGCATGAATACAGGTGCTGCCTGGGTGTATGGTGAGCAAAATAACATCCTAAGCAATAATGATTTCAATGGATGGGCTGATATGAACTGGTACCCCCATCGCAGCAAGAATTTCTACTATTGGGCATTGGCTAACTATACAGCGAGCTACTCACTCAAGATAAATAGTCAGTACCAGGCAGGTGGAGGTGTGGCCTATAGCATTATCAACCGCGATAGCCTGTATTTGAATGTGAGTGACGGACTGCTGTATGAGTATTCAGACCTGCAGCTTTCTGACACTACCGTTGAAATGTATAATACGGTCAGAAATTCCTTTCGCTTATGGTTTAGGTTTAAGTACAGGAATATGATCTCGTTTGATGGCGGCAGTTTTCTTCAGCACTCACTAAAGGATGGGAACGACTATATCATTCGCAGCAGCGCGGCCCTAGACTTTAGATTAGGATGGGGTTTTAGCCTGAGGACAAGCCTGACCTATAACAAGTTTAACCGAACCGAAAAAGAAAACCTATTACTGAACTATGGATTGATATACGAGAAGTACTTTTAG
- a CDS encoding KdsC family phosphatase: protein MNNILELFKPIRVFVFDVDGVLTDGSLLATEEGHLLRRMNIKDGFAIQLAIKKGYKVWIISGARSEGVRARLNKLGVTDVHIGIETKKELLLEIAEESKTSFDHVLYMGDDIPDYAAMQVCGLPCCPNDAVSEIREVSKYISPKTGGEGCVRDVIEKVLKLNGDWELPS from the coding sequence ATGAACAACATCCTCGAGCTTTTTAAGCCTATACGCGTATTTGTGTTCGATGTGGACGGTGTTCTTACCGACGGGTCGTTGCTGGCTACTGAAGAAGGACATCTGCTCCGCCGTATGAACATTAAGGACGGATTTGCTATACAGCTGGCCATCAAAAAAGGCTATAAAGTATGGATCATTTCCGGCGCAAGGTCAGAAGGCGTGCGTGCAAGGCTCAATAAGCTCGGGGTTACTGATGTTCATATTGGAATAGAGACAAAAAAAGAACTGCTTCTCGAAATAGCAGAGGAATCTAAAACATCCTTCGATCACGTTCTGTATATGGGTGACGACATACCTGATTATGCCGCCATGCAAGTATGCGGACTACCCTGCTGCCCCAACGATGCTGTTTCTGAGATTCGTGAAGTATCTAAGTACATTTCTCCCAAAACAGGTGGCGAGGGTTGCGTACGTGACGTGATTGAAAAGGTACTCAAGCTAAACGGTGACTGGGAACTTCCATCCTAA
- the iscX gene encoding Fe-S cluster assembly protein IscX: protein MAHYEPPITWKDHEDIALKLYEKFGDDFTESKIYRVRFTELIEWVLELSGFEGKREECNEGHLEMIQAAWVYEWRDNQK, encoded by the coding sequence ATGGCACATTACGAACCGCCAATAACCTGGAAAGACCACGAGGATATAGCCCTGAAGCTATATGAGAAATTTGGCGACGACTTTACTGAAAGCAAAATATACCGTGTCCGCTTTACCGAACTTATTGAATGGGTGCTTGAGCTTTCTGGATTTGAGGGCAAGCGCGAAGAATGCAACGAAGGCCACCTGGAAATGATACAGGCTGCCTGGGTTTACGAATGGCGTGACAACCAAAAATAA
- a CDS encoding 2Fe-2S iron-sulfur cluster-binding protein: protein MYTIKFNFEQKGLEPVTLENIAADQSILEVALDNNIELHHNCGMVCACSTCHIYVEKGEEHIPEITDKEEDFIDRARNPRLNSRLGCQCILEPGGSGTLEITVPDQSLLHGD, encoded by the coding sequence ATGTACACTATCAAATTCAATTTCGAGCAAAAGGGTTTAGAGCCTGTAACGCTGGAAAACATTGCCGCCGACCAAAGTATATTGGAAGTGGCATTAGACAACAATATTGAACTGCACCACAATTGTGGCATGGTTTGCGCCTGCAGCACCTGCCATATCTATGTAGAAAAAGGTGAAGAACATATTCCTGAGATAACTGATAAGGAGGAAGATTTCATTGACCGGGCAAGAAATCCAAGACTAAACTCACGATTGGGTTGCCAGTGTATTCTGGAACCGGGCGGGAGTGGAACTCTCGAGATAACAGTGCCTGACCAATCCTTGCTGCACGGCGACTAG